The following proteins are encoded in a genomic region of Tenebrio molitor chromosome 7, icTenMoli1.1, whole genome shotgun sequence:
- the Snp gene encoding ERI1 exoribonuclease 2 encodes MNTRELAQKLGSVEVIYSDKNARSNSSIQPFDYLLVLDFEATCWNNLDSKKKQSEIIEFPVVLYDVKNNEIVAEFQQYVIPTEHPKLSDFCIQLTGIQQNQVDNGVPLPTCLLEFMRWINEQMKLYNMDFPGGKGDGTKTCAFVTWSDWDLGVCLKKECNRKRIHCHKMFRKWIDVRALYKLHFKRPLTGLSGALLDLGLQFEGKEHCGLHDARNTARLVGKMIEKGVILRLTKN; translated from the exons ATGAACACCAGAGAATTGGCACA AAAGCTGGGCTCTGTTGAGGTGATATACTCCGACAAAAACGCTAGATCGAATTCGTCCATCCAACCCTTCGACTATCTCCTAGTCCTCGACTTCGAGGCGACTTGCTGGAACAATTTAGACTCTAAAAAGAAACAATCAGAAATCATCGAATTCCCGGTGGTCCTCTACGACGTAAAAAACAACGAAATCGTCGCCGAATTCCAACAATATGTAATACCCACGGAACACCCAAAACTGAGCGACTTTTGCATCCAGCTGACCG GCATCCAGCAAAATCAGGTCGATAACGGTGTCCCTTTACCGACCTGTTTGCTCGAGTTTATGAGATGGATCAATGAGCAAATGAAACTGTACAACATGGATTTTCCCGGTGGTAAGGGCGACGGGACGAAAACTTGCGCTTTCGTCACGTGGTCGGACTGGGATTTAGGCGTCTGTCTGAAAAAAGAGTGCAACAGGAAGCGGATTCATTGTCACAAGATGTTTCGAAAATGGATCGACGTGAGAGCGTTGTACAAA TTGCATTTCAAGCGCCCTCTGACCGGTCTTTCCGGCGCATTGTTGGACCTGGGCCTTCAGTTTGAAGGCAAAGAACACTGCGGTTTGCACGACGCGAGAAACACCGCGAGACTCGTCGGGAAAATGATCGAGAAGGGAGTGATATTACGATTAACTAAAaactaa
- the eca gene encoding transmembrane emp24 domain-containing protein eca, which produces MSSAYNLSFLLFCALFHFSHSLYFHIGETERKCFIEEIPDETNVVVNYKVELYDPRSGGFMPSSPGIGMHVEVRDPDDKTLLSRVYSSEGKISFTSHTPGEHVICMYSNSSAWFSGSQLRVHLDIQVGEHAVNYGEVVQKEKLSELQLRVRQLLDQVDQITKEQNYQRYREERFRQTSESTNSRVLWWSVTQTAVLLAMGAWQMKHLKSFFEAKKLV; this is translated from the exons ATGTCTAGCGCGTATAATTTAAGTTTCTTGTTGTTCTGTGCTTTGTTCCACTTCAGCCACTCCCTGTACTTCCACATCGGCGAAAcagaaagaaaatgtttcattgAAGAGATTCCAGACGAGACTAATGTCGTAG TCAACTACAAAGTAGAGTTATATGACCCGCGCAGTGGCGGTTTCATGCCGTCCTCCCCCGGTATAGGCATGCACGTGGAAGTCAGAGATCCAGACGATAAAACTCTCTTATCCCGTGTCTACAGCTCTGAAGGAAAAATTTCGTTCACGTCTCACACCCCAGGTGAACACGTGATTTGCATGTACTCAAACAGCTCAGCTTGGTTCAGTGGGTCCCAGTTGAGAGTCCATCTGGACATCCAGGTGGGAGAACATGCAGTCAACTATGGGGAGGTggtacaaaaagaaaaactgtCAGAGTTGCAGTTGAGGGTTAGACAGTTGCTGGATCAAGTGGACCAAATTACAAAGGAGCAAAACTACCAAAGG TACCGTGAGGAGCGTTTCCGCCAAACTAGTGAAAGTACAAATTCTAGAGTGTTGTGGTGGTCTGTCACACAAACCGCCGTCTTGCTGGCGATGGGCGCTTGGCAAATGAAACACTTGAAGAGTTTCTTTGAAGCAAAAAAGCTTGTATAA
- the LOC138136054 gene encoding E3 ubiquitin-protein ligase COP1-like, which yields MASSRDGRSSSASSHSSSNVPTNRSSIRTPKRQRSTAGGSFEEKTTDFSCPVCFNLIEEAYITKCGHTFCYNCIIKSIEALKRCPKCSAPVTGEDMIFPNFLLNDLIKKHKTRLNSFEALGLNRDSSGEFGTSADGLRDFVATESQNLTLPDVNVMLEVLTQRKQLLEAESCAAQNRLLLEFLKHLLKQKKERQAQIIKEIAIIEHDIEEVHNKLKEVHSKCPTLEDVERTVASASENDAAVSAMKKEMLDLIDTIGTSTGRKEETSNSDTPRLGSTSLAMRRRRMHAHFDDFVDCYFNSRSKDLFFGKDGVDKMKAAINTGLDEFRENLIKFSRYNSLRVLATLNYSSDLFNNSTIVSSIEFDKDNEFLAIAGVTKKIKVFDYGAVIKDSVDIHYPCIEMLSKSKISCVSWNTYHKSILASSDYEGTVTIWDASTGQRTKTYQEHEKRCWSVDFNEVDTRLIASGSDDARVKLYSLNGEHSIATLEAKANVCCVKFNPRSSCHLAFGSADHCVHYYDLRNMKEAVAVFKGHKKAVSYVKFLNNEDIVSASTDSQLKMWNINTPYCLRSFVGHINEKNFIGLATDGDYVACGSENNAMYIYYKGLSKKLFSYKFEAIQGVLDQERREDDMNEFVSAVCWKQNSNVVVAANSQGIINILELV from the coding sequence ATGGCATCAAGCCGCGACGGTCGCAGTAGTTCGGCGTCGTCGCACAGTAGTTCGAACGTGCCAACGAACCGATCCTCGATCCGCACCCCCAAACGGCAACGCTCGACCGCGGGGGGCTCGTTCGAAGAGAAGACGACCGACTTCTCCTGTCCGGTCTGCTTCAACTTGATCGAGGAAGCGTACATCACCAAGTGCGGACACACTTTCTGCTACAACTGCATCATCAAGTCGATAGAGGCGCTGAAGCGGTGCCCCAAGTGCAGCGCCCCCGTCACCGGGGAGGACATGATCTTTCCCAATTTTCTCCTGAACGACTTGATCAAGAAGCACAAGACTCGGTTGAACAGTTTCGAGGCGCTGGGACTCAACAGGGACAGTTCGGGGGAATTTGGGACTTCGGCGGACGGGTTGAGGGATTTTGTGGCGACCGAGTCCCAAAATCTCACTCTTCCCGACGTGAACGTCATGTTAGAGGTGTTGACTCAACGGAAGCAACTCCTCGAAGCCGAGTCTTGTGCGGCGCAAAATCGGCTTTTGTTGGAGTTTTTGAAGCATCTGTTGAAGCAGAAGAAAGAGAGACAGGCGCAGATCATCAAGGAGATCGCGATCATAGAGCACGACATCGAGGAGGTGCACAACAAGTTGAAAGAGGTGCACAGTAAGTGTCCCACTTTGGAGGACGTGGAGCGGACGGTGGCGTCGGCGTCGGAGAATGACGCCGCCGTCAGCGCCATGAAGAAAGAGATGCTCGATTTGATCGACACAATTGGTACTTCGACGGGGAGAAAAGAGGAGACTTCCAATTCGGACACTCCTCGTTTGGGGTCGACCTCGTTGGCGATGAGGCGGCGGCGAATGCACGCCCATTTCGACGATTTCGTCGACTGCTACTTCAACTCCCGTTCGAAAGATTTGTTCTTCGGCAAGGACGGCGTCGATAAGATGAAGGCGGCGATCAACACCGGTCTCGACGAGTTCAGAGAGAACCTGATCAAATTCTCGCGGTACAACTCGTTGAGGGTGCTGGCCACGTTGAACTACTCCAGCGACCTCTTCAACAACTCGACGATAGTGTCGAGCATCGAGTTCGACAAGGACAACGAGTTCTTGGCGATCGCCGGCGTGACGAAAAAGATAAAAGTGTTCGATTACGGCGCCGTGATCAAAGACTCCGTCGACATTCACTACCCTTGCATCGAAATGCTGTCCAAGTCGAAGATATCCTGCGTCAGCTGGAACACGTACCACAAGAGCATCCTCGCGTCCAGCGACTACGAGGGCACCGTGACCATCTGGGACGCCTCGACGGGCCAGAGGACCAAGACCTACCAGGAGCACGAGAAGCGCTGTTGGAGCGTCGACTTCAACGAGGTGGACACGCGGTTGATAGCGTCAGGTTCGGACGACGCCCGCGTCAAGTTGTACTCTCTGAACGGTGAGCACTCGATCGCCACCCTCGAGGCCAAGGCGAACGTTTGTTGTGTGAAGTTCAACCCGCGCAGTTCTTGTCACTTGGCGTTCGGGAGCGCCGACCATTGTGTTCATTACTACGACTTGAGGAACATGAAGGAGGCGGTGGCGGTGTTCAAAGGCCACAAGAAGGCCGTCAGTTACGTAAAGTTCCTGAACAACGAGGACATCGTCTCGGCGTCGACCGATTCCCAGTTGAAAATGTGGAACATCAACACTCCGTATTGCCTTCGGTCTTTCGTCGGTCACATCAACGAGAAGAATTTCATCGGGTTGGCGACCGACGGCGACTACGTCGCCTGCGGCTCGGAAAACAACGCGATGTACATTTACTATAAAGGGTTGAGCAAGAAACTGTTCAGTTACAAATTCGAGGCGATCCAAGGGGTGCTGGACCAGGAGAGGCGAGAGGACGACATGAACGAGTTCGTCTCGGCTGTCTGCTGGAAGCAGAATTCGAACGTGGTCGTCGCCGCGAACAGCCAAGGGATCATCAACATCCTCGAGCTGGTCTAG
- the LOC138136079 gene encoding uncharacterized protein translates to MRIIEFVLTSKFHQVVSLDKNLRTRKGSRRGNSGNRLELQVLTQIHHVP, encoded by the exons ATGAGAATAATTGAATTTGTGTTGACTTCTAAGTTCCATCAAGTCGTCAG CTTGGACAAAAACCTAAGAACCCGTAAAGGAAGTCGTCGAGGAAACTCCGGAAACCGTCTAGAACTTCAGGTTCTAACCCAGATCCACCACGTTCCCTAG
- the LOC138136059 gene encoding cytosol aminopeptidase-like — protein MSVATVIRQINSIRPRILSVFRSRKFCSGESASSGDDKKGIILGVYEVDNELVFTKAAQKFNDHVGGKLMEMVKKAGKTVKRGKARVFNNIDREFWAVAVVGLGPEKAGYNEMEAIDEGMENVRVAAGIGAQVLRHQGVDRILVEGMGFPEQAAEGSALALWRYQENKMRENQKKTPTLELFDDPDGESFQRGLFKAESQNLARRLSDTPANQMTPLHFAQETVNELCPCGIKVQVHDKDWIEQKKFSAFLTVARGSCEPPVVLEISYCGGPNDQKPILFCGKGITFDSGGLCLKQCKGMDVYKADMCGAAAIIAAIRAASALSLPLNIEAVIPLCENMPSGMAMKCGDIVMGMNGKSIMITDTDNEGRLILADAMVYGQGIYKPRLVIDVASLTPGVRSALGSSASGVFSNSQTMWSQVRKAGVITGDRVWRLPLWKFFTKKVTRFKSHDVNNKGLGQGSSCLGAAFLNEFINCVDWIHFDVTGVGFRSNHKVTPYYTKGRMTGRPTRTLIQLLYQLSCPSEGQREL, from the exons atgTCGGTTGCAACAGTTATAAGGCAAATAAATTCGATTAGGCCACGAATACTCAGTGTGTTTAGATCCAGAAAATTTTGTTCAGGAGAATCTGCGTCATCAGGGGACGATAAG AAGGGAATAATTTTAGGCGTATATGAAGTAGACAATGAATTGGTATTTACAAAAGCTgcacaaaaatttaatgaccATGTAGGAGGAAAATTGATGGAAATGGTGAAAAA AGCCGGAAAAACCGTAAAACGAGGTAAAGCACGAGTCTTCAACAACATCGACCGCGAATTCTGGGCCGTCGCCGTGGTGGGCCTGGGCCCCGAGAAAGCCGGATACAACGAGATGGAGGCCATCGACGAGGGAATGGAAAACGTCAGGGTGGCCGCCGGCATCGGGGCACAAGTTCTCCGCCACCAAGGCGTCGACAGAATCCTGGTCGAGGGCATGGGATTCCCCGAGCAAGCAGCAGAAGGAAGTGCCCTGGCCCTGTGGAG GTACCAAGAGAACAAGATGCGAGAGAACCAGAAGAAGACTCCGACCTTAGAACTGTTCGACGATCCCGACGGCGAGAGCTTCCAGCGGGGCCTGTTCAAGGCCGAGTCGCAAAACCTGGCCCGCCGCCTCTCCGACACCCCCGCCAACCAGATGACGCCCCTGCACTTCGCCCAAGAGACGGTCAACGAGCTGTGTCCCTGCGGCATCAAAGTCCAGGTCCACGACAAGGACTGGATCGAACAGAAGAAGTTCAGCGCTTTCCTGACGGTGGCGAGGGGCTCGTGCGAGCCCCCCGTCGTCTTGGAGATCTCATATTGCGGGGGCCCCAACGATCAAAAGCCCATTCTGTTCTGCGGCAAGGGCATCACCTTCGACAGCGGTGGTCTCTGCCTGAAGCAGTGCAAGGGAATGGACGTGTATAAGGCGGACATGTGCGGCGCCGCGGCAATCATCGCGGCCATCAGGGCGGCCTCCGCCCTCAGCTTGCCGCTCAACATCGAGGCGGTGATCCCCCTGTGCGAGAACATGCCCAGCGGGATGGCGATGAAGTGCGGCGACATCGTCATGGGGATGAACGGAAAGAGCATCATGATCACCGACACCGACAACGAGGGCCGACTGATCTTGGCCGACGCCATGGTGTACGGCCAAGGCATCTACAAGCCCCGATTGGTGATCGACGTCGCCAGCCTGACTCCCGGGGTACGTTCGGCTCTCGGCTCCAGCGCCAGCGGAGTCTTCTCCAACTCGCAGACGATGTGGTCGCAGGTGAGGAAGGCGGGGGTCATCACCGGGGACAGGGTGTGGCGCTTGCCTCTCTGGAAGTTTTTCACCAAGAAGGTGACCAGGTTCAAGTCGCACGATGTCAACAACAAGGGGTTGGGACAGGGGTCGTCTTGTCTCGGCGCCGCTTTCCTTAACGAGTTCATCAATTGCGTCGATTGGATACATTTCGACGTCACGGGGGTGGGCTTCAGGAGCAACCACAAGGTCACGCCTTATTACACTAAGGGGCGGATGACGGGACGTCCGACCAGAACTCTCATACAACTCCTTTACCAATTGTCCTGTCCTTCGGAAGGACAACGAgaactttga
- the MED28 gene encoding mediator of RNA polymerase II transcription subunit 28 isoform X1, translating to MKEASPPVSAMATPTNSSGNLVDEFEEAFQHCLNVLTKEEAVPSLDKDEMKLEVEQTTLRFIDLARQMEAFFLQKRFLLSVLKPEMVVKEDINEFRLELARKDELLKRHHDKIAVWQNLLADLQGYAKSPAQGSATPTLNNGGSVPPSPMGAMGGSQTPNPMMVSGMSTTMQQQLQQQQQLQQMQQQQQMQQMQQQQIQQLQQQMQSQVPPGMAGGGVGVGPGMVSPQQAMFMQQQAMGGPRGPFTQQGPGGVLQGPLAYLEKTTSNIGMTDGRR from the exons ATGAAGGAAGCGTCTCCACCGGTTTCCGCGATGGCCACTCCAACAAACAGTAGTGGCAACTTAGTCGACGAATTTGAAGAAGCCTTCCAG CACTGCCTCAACGTCCTGACAAAAGAAGAAGCAGTCCCGTCGTTGGACAAAGACGAAATGAAACTAGAAGTAGAGCAGACGACGTTGAGATTCATAGATCTGGCCCGACAGATGGAAGCTTTCTTCCTCCAGAAGCGATTTTTACTGTCGGTGTTGAAGCCTGAAATGGTCGTGAAAGAAGACATCAACGAGTTCCGCCTGGAACTGGCGCGGAAAGATGAGTTGCTGAAACGTCATCACGACAAAATCGCGGTTTGGCAAAACTTATTGGCTGATCTGCAAGGCTACGCGAAAAGCCCGGCCCAAGGCAGCGCCACCCCCACTCTAAACAACGGCGGATCAGTGCCGCCGAGCCCGATGGGAGCGATGGGCGGCAGTCAGACGCCCAATCCTATGATGGTGTCCGGGATGTCTACGACGATGCAACAGCAGCTGCAGCAGCAACAACAGCTCCAACAAATGCAGCAACAGCAGCAGATGCAACAAATGCAACAACAGCAAATACAACAGCTTCAGCAGCAGATGCAG TCGCAGGTTCCTCCCGGGATGGCGGGCGGCGGGGTGGGAGTGGGCCCCGGGATGGTTTCCCCGCAGCAGGCCATGTTCATGCAACAGCAGGCGATGGGGGGCCCTCGCGGCCCTTTTACCCAACAAGGCCCCGGTGGGGTTCTCCAGGGACCTCTGGCCTACCTTGAGAAAACTACGAGTAATATAG GCATGACGGATGGGAGAAGGTGA
- the Slu7 gene encoding pre-mRNA-splicing factor Slu7 — MASNTQSMPVSQILKSKSEIEDEPKKKSREDWRKAKELEEARKAGTAPAAVDEEGKDINPHIPQYIASAPWYYGTAGPTLKHQRPQEEKQKNFSHLDEWYKRGVDTTKLVTKYRKGACENCGALTHKRKDCMERPRKVGAKFSGAKIAADEFIQKKLSLNYDGKRDRWSGYDPSEHKSVIEEFQKVEEAKRQLKADKLNANEDSDDEKDEDKYVDEVDMPGTKVDSKQRITVRNLRIREDTAKYLRNLDPNSAYYDPKTRSMRENPNPSKDDQYSGENFVRFTGDTTKHASAQLFAWEAYERGVDVHLLAEPTKLELLQKEYEKKKDQFKSKVQGSILEKYGGEEHLEAPPKTLLLAQTEDYVEYSRSGKVIKGQEKEIIKSKYEEDVYINNHTSVWGSYWRGGQWGYKCCHSFVKNSYCLGEAGRNSVTPVVEVAASEPEKETEEKESSDSSSESSSDAEVKSKAKNKKKNKKKKQKEKKKQKRIEEKDKLKEALKAEEDHQNKAERLLALDERKRPYNSMFEVKKPTEEEIEAYYLKRRREEDPMNQFMN, encoded by the exons ATGGCTAGCAATACGCAGAGCATGCCAGTGTCGCAGATTTTAAAATCTAAGAGCGAAATCGAGGATGAACCCAAGAAGAAGTCTCGGGAGGACTGGCGGAAGGCGAAGGAGTTGGAGGAGGCCCGAAAAGCTGGTACGGCCCCGGCAGCTGTCGACGAAGAAGGGAAAGATATAAATCCTCACATCCCCCAGTATATAGCGTCAGCCCCTTGGTACTATGGCACCGCTGGCCCCACACTCAAACATCAGAGGCCCCAAGAGGAGAAACAAAAGAACTTCTCCCATTTGGATGAGTGGTACAAGCGTGGAGTCGATACG ACTAAACTCGTTACGAAATACCGGAAAGGGGCGTGCGAAAATTGCGGCGCCCTCACGCACAAGCGTAAAGACTGCATGGAGCGACCGCGTAAAGTTGGGGCGAAGTTCTCCGGGGCGAAAATAGCAGCCGACGAGTTCATCCAGAAGAAATTGTCGCTGAATTACGACGGGAAACGCGACCGTTGGAGCGGGTATGACCCCTCCGAGCACAAGTCGGTAATCGAAGAATTCCAGAAAGTGGAAGAGGCTAAGCGCCAGTTGAAAGCGGACAAGTTGAACGCGAACGAAGACAGCGACGATGAGAAAGACGAAGATAAATACGTGGACGAGGTGGACATGCCCGGTACTAAAGTGGACAGCAAACAGAGAATCACAGTGAGAAATTTGAGAATTCGCGAAGATACGGCGAAGTATTTGAGGAACTTGGACCCGAACTCGGCGTATTACGATCCGAAGACAAGATCGATGAGGGAGAATCCGAATCCGAGCAAAGACGATCA gTACTCGGGTGAAAATTTTGTGAGGTTCACTGGTGACACCACAAAGCACGCCTCAGCCCAGTTGTTCGCGTGGGAGGCTTACGAAAGAGGTGTCGACGTCCATTTGTTGGCAGAACCCACGAAATTGGAGCTGCTGCAGAAAGaatatgaaaaaaagaagGATCAGTTCAAGTCTAAGGTTCAGGGAagcattttggaaaaatacgGAGGTGAAGAGCATCTGGAGGCGCCGCCGAAAACTCTTCTTTTGGCACAGACTGAAGATTACGTTGAGTATTCCAGATCAGGCAAAGTCATAAAAGGacaagaaaaggaaattatCAAATCAAAATATGAAGAAGATGTTTATATAAATAATCACACGTCCGTTTGGGGGTCTTACTGGAGAGGGGGACAGTGGGGCTACAAGTGTTGTCACTCTTTTGTCAAG AATTCGTATTGTTTGGGAGAAGCTGGTAGAAATAGTGTAACTCCAGTAGTTGAAGTCGCCGCATCTGAACCGGAAAAGGaaacagaagaaaaagaaTCAAGTGACAGTTCATCTGAGAGCAGTTCAGACGCGGAAGTGAAGAGTAAAGCGaagaataaaaagaaaaacaaaaagaagaaacagAAGGAGAAGAAGAAACAGAAGAGAATCGAAGAGAAAGATAAGTTGAAGGAAGCACTGAAGGCAGAAGAGGATCACCAGAACAAAGCCGAGAGATTGTTGGCACTGGACGAGAGAAAGAGACCGTACAATAGCATGTTTGAGGTGAAGAAGCCgacagaagaagaaatagaAGCGTATTATCTGAAGAGACGACGAGAAGAGGATCCAATGAATCAGTTTATGAACTAA
- the MED28 gene encoding mediator of RNA polymerase II transcription subunit 28 isoform X2 — protein sequence MKEASPPVSAMATPTNSSGNLVDEFEEAFQHCLNVLTKEEAVPSLDKDEMKLEVEQTTLRFIDLARQMEAFFLQKRFLLSVLKPEMVVKEDINEFRLELARKDELLKRHHDKIAVWQNLLADLQGYAKSPAQGSATPTLNNGGSVPPSPMGAMGGSQTPNPMMVSGMSTTMQQQLQQQQQLQQMQQQQQMQQMQQQQIQQLQQQMQVPPGMAGGGVGVGPGMVSPQQAMFMQQQAMGGPRGPFTQQGPGGVLQGPLAYLEKTTSNIGMTDGRR from the exons ATGAAGGAAGCGTCTCCACCGGTTTCCGCGATGGCCACTCCAACAAACAGTAGTGGCAACTTAGTCGACGAATTTGAAGAAGCCTTCCAG CACTGCCTCAACGTCCTGACAAAAGAAGAAGCAGTCCCGTCGTTGGACAAAGACGAAATGAAACTAGAAGTAGAGCAGACGACGTTGAGATTCATAGATCTGGCCCGACAGATGGAAGCTTTCTTCCTCCAGAAGCGATTTTTACTGTCGGTGTTGAAGCCTGAAATGGTCGTGAAAGAAGACATCAACGAGTTCCGCCTGGAACTGGCGCGGAAAGATGAGTTGCTGAAACGTCATCACGACAAAATCGCGGTTTGGCAAAACTTATTGGCTGATCTGCAAGGCTACGCGAAAAGCCCGGCCCAAGGCAGCGCCACCCCCACTCTAAACAACGGCGGATCAGTGCCGCCGAGCCCGATGGGAGCGATGGGCGGCAGTCAGACGCCCAATCCTATGATGGTGTCCGGGATGTCTACGACGATGCAACAGCAGCTGCAGCAGCAACAACAGCTCCAACAAATGCAGCAACAGCAGCAGATGCAACAAATGCAACAACAGCAAATACAACAGCTTCAGCAGCAGATGCAG GTTCCTCCCGGGATGGCGGGCGGCGGGGTGGGAGTGGGCCCCGGGATGGTTTCCCCGCAGCAGGCCATGTTCATGCAACAGCAGGCGATGGGGGGCCCTCGCGGCCCTTTTACCCAACAAGGCCCCGGTGGGGTTCTCCAGGGACCTCTGGCCTACCTTGAGAAAACTACGAGTAATATAG GCATGACGGATGGGAGAAGGTGA
- the LOC138135039 gene encoding cytosol aminopeptidase-like: protein MKPAGAHVLIRLLFYSAGNKVKAGKSFVFWGLDKEFQSVAVVGLGKRSKPRDEIELVSEERESVRVAAAVGCKSLDASGVKNIQVESLGDAEAAAEGSNLSTWKFQEYKSKKDQLPQVSFYCAGDEGGAKWERGVVKATGQNIARRLADTPSNLMTPSIFAQNAQDLAKSVGISVQVRDKSWIENEKMGAFLAVAQGSPEQPPKLVELTYKQSDHDPFVLVGKGVTFDSGGISIKSATSMDQMRADMSGAACVMGTIYALACLKVPVHVKALIPLTENMPSGCAIKPGDVVTARNGKTICIDNTDAEGRLILADALSYSATYKPKWVLDVATLTGAIRVALGGSASGVFSNSNRLYKVLEEAASSSGDRVWRMPLWKYYGKEMTRGAAYDINNVGAGKGGGSCTAAAFLREFAPEKTDWMHVDIAGVMGPNDSTLYLGKGMTGRPTRTLIEFIEAQAKC, encoded by the exons ATGAAACCGGCAGGTGCTCACGTTCTGATCCGATTGTTGTTTTATAGCGCAGGTAATAAAGTAAAGGCGGGCAAGAGCTTTGTCTTTTGGGGCCTCGATAAGGAATTTCAGTCTGTAGCAGTCGTGGGTTTGGGCAAAAGGTCGAAACCGAGAGACGAAATCGAACTAGTGTCGGAAGAAAGAGAGTCGGTACGAGTGGCTGCTGCAG TGGGATGCAAGTCGCTAGACGCCTCAGGTGTTAAAAACATACAAGTGGAGAGTCTGGGAGATGCGGAAGCGGCCGCGGAAGGCAGCAACTTGAGCACTTGGAAGTTCCAAGAGTACAAGAGCAAAAAAGACCAGTTGCCGCAAGTGTCTTTCTACTGCGCCGGTGATGAAGGTGGAGCCAAGTGGGAAAGAGGAGTGGTCAAAGCCACCGGACAAAACATCGCAAGACGACTCGCCGACACTCCGTCCAATCTGATGACGCCCTCGATCTTTGCCCAAAACGCGCAAGATCTCGCCAAGTCTGTCGGCATTTCGGTGCAAGTCCGGGACAAGTCTTGGATCGAGAACGAGAAGATGGGGGCGTTTTTAGCGGTGGCGCAGGGCTCGCCAGAACAACCTCCCAAATTGGTGGAACTCACGTACAAACAAAGCGACCACGACCCTTTTGTACTGGTGGGGAAAGGAGTGACGTTCGACTCCGGAGGCATCAGTATCAAATCGGCGACGTCCATGGATCAGATGAGGGCGGACATGTCGGGGGCGGCGTGCGTCATGGGCACGATCTACGCCTTGGCGTGTCTCAAAGTGCCGGTGCACGTCAAAGCTTTGATCCCCTTGACCGAGAACATGCCTTCAGGATGTGCGATCAAGCCGGGAGATGTTGTGACGGCTCGGAATGGTAAAACTATTTGCATCGACAACACCGACGCAGAGGGGCGGTTGATCCTCGCCGACGCTTTGTCCTACAGCGCGACCTACAAGCCGAAGTGGGTACTAGATGTGGCGACTCTCACGGGGGCGATTCGAGTCGCTCTTGGTGGTTCAGCTTCGGGGGTGTTCTCCAATTCGAATCGGTTGTACAAGGTTTTGGAGGAGGCGGCTTCGAGTAGCGGCGACAGGGTGTGGAGGATGCCGCTGTGGAAGTACTACGGGAAAGAGATGACGAGGGGTGCCGCTTATGATATTAATAATGTGGGGGCGGGCAAAGGAGGTGGGAGTTGCACCGCCGCGGCGTTCTTGAGGGAGTTTGCCCCCGAGAAGACGGATTGGATGCATGTGGATATCGCAGGGGTGATGGGGCCAAACGACAGCACTCTCTATCTGGGCAAGGGGATGACGGGGAGGCCCACCAGGACGCTAATAGAGTTCATCGAGGCCCAAGCCAAATGTTGA